Proteins co-encoded in one Streptomyces sp. NBC_01283 genomic window:
- a CDS encoding DeoR/GlpR family DNA-binding transcription regulator — MYAPERQQEILRLARDGGRVDVLSLAEEFKVTAETIRRDLKALDRAGLVRRVHGGAIPAGRLDFEPDLAEREGTAADEKDRIAHAALAELPAEGSVILDAGSTVARLAASLPLEATFTVVTHGLPTAARLADHPGIQLHLIGGRVRSRTRAAVDAWALRAYGEIRADVLFVAANGFSAEAGLTTPDLAEAAVKRAAIGAARRVVLLADSTKHGQEHFARFGDLTDVDLLITDTGLTPAEATEIEKGGTEVVRV, encoded by the coding sequence ATGTACGCACCGGAGCGGCAGCAGGAGATTCTGCGGCTCGCGCGGGACGGCGGGCGGGTCGACGTGCTGTCGCTCGCCGAGGAGTTCAAGGTCACCGCGGAGACCATCCGGCGTGACCTGAAGGCCCTGGACCGGGCGGGACTCGTGCGCCGCGTGCACGGTGGTGCCATACCGGCGGGACGCCTCGACTTCGAGCCCGACCTCGCCGAGCGGGAGGGCACGGCGGCCGACGAGAAGGACCGCATCGCGCACGCCGCCCTCGCCGAACTCCCGGCCGAGGGCAGCGTCATCCTGGACGCGGGCTCGACCGTCGCACGCCTGGCGGCCTCGCTCCCGCTGGAAGCGACGTTCACCGTCGTGACGCACGGCCTTCCCACCGCCGCCCGCCTCGCCGACCACCCCGGCATCCAGCTCCACCTCATCGGGGGCCGCGTCCGCAGCCGTACGCGGGCCGCCGTCGACGCGTGGGCGCTGCGGGCGTACGGAGAGATCCGCGCCGACGTCCTCTTCGTCGCCGCGAACGGCTTCTCCGCGGAAGCCGGCCTGACCACCCCCGACCTCGCCGAAGCGGCGGTCAAGCGCGCGGCGATCGGCGCGGCCCGCCGCGTGGTGCTCCTCGCGGACTCCACGAAGCACGGCCAGGAACACTTCGCCCGCTTCGGCGACCTCACGGACGTGGACCTCCTGATCACCGACACCGGCCTCACCCCCGCGGAAGCCACGGAGATCGAGAAGGGCGGCACGGAGGTGGTGCGGGTATGA
- the pfkB gene encoding 1-phosphofructokinase, which translates to MILTVTPNPSLDRTYEVPSLERGEVIRATGDRMDPGGKGVNVSRAVAAAGAATLAVLPLGGAPGALVAQLLDEQGIEVAPVPVAGQTRSNIAVAEPDGTLTKINATGPELTRAEAESLLSAVRERSSGADWIACCGSLPRGLAPSWYADLVARAHAAGARIALDTSGPALLAALGERPEVVKPNAEELAEAVGRPLATVGDAVKAAEELRQLGARAVLASLGADGQLLVDDTGTYFGSAPVDAVRSNVGAGDSSLAGFLVAGGTGATALASAVAHGAAAVQLPGSAMPTPADLAPDAVTVTTEVPLDRVLTEPAP; encoded by the coding sequence ATGATCCTCACCGTCACCCCCAACCCCTCCCTCGACCGCACCTACGAGGTCCCCTCGCTGGAGCGCGGTGAGGTCATCCGGGCCACCGGTGACCGGATGGACCCGGGCGGCAAGGGCGTCAACGTATCGAGGGCGGTCGCGGCGGCCGGTGCGGCGACGCTCGCCGTCCTGCCGCTCGGCGGTGCGCCCGGCGCGCTCGTCGCCCAGCTCCTCGACGAGCAGGGCATCGAGGTCGCGCCGGTCCCGGTCGCGGGCCAGACCCGTTCCAACATCGCGGTGGCCGAACCGGACGGCACCCTCACCAAGATCAACGCCACCGGCCCCGAACTGACGCGGGCGGAGGCCGAGTCGCTGCTCTCCGCCGTGCGGGAGCGGTCCTCCGGCGCCGACTGGATCGCGTGCTGCGGCAGCCTGCCGCGCGGCCTCGCCCCTTCCTGGTACGCCGACCTGGTGGCCCGCGCGCACGCCGCCGGCGCCCGGATCGCCCTCGACACCTCGGGCCCGGCCCTGCTCGCCGCCCTCGGCGAACGCCCCGAGGTCGTCAAGCCGAACGCGGAGGAGCTCGCCGAAGCGGTGGGCCGCCCCCTGGCGACGGTCGGCGACGCGGTCAAGGCGGCCGAAGAGCTGCGGCAGCTGGGCGCGCGGGCCGTGCTCGCCAGCCTCGGCGCGGACGGCCAGCTCCTGGTGGACGACACGGGCACGTACTTCGGCAGCGCACCGGTCGACGCCGTACGCAGCAACGTCGGCGCCGGTGACTCCTCCCTGGCCGGTTTCCTCGTCGCGGGCGGCACCGGCGCCACCGCCCTCGCCTCGGCCGTGGCGCACGGCGCGGCAGCGGTCCAGCTCCCCGGCAGCGCGATGCCGACCCCCGCGGATCTCGCGCCCGACGCGGTCACCGTCACGACGGAGGTCCCCCTGGACCGCGTACTGACGGAGCCGGCGCCATGA
- a CDS encoding NUDIX hydrolase yields MEWKTHGERQVYTNKWVNLCLVDVQQPDGRRWEYHVVRLRHLAVAAVVNDRQEVLMMWRHRFITDSWAWELPMGLVEEGETPEEAAAREVLEETGYQPGPVKSLIYAEPANGITDSQHHVFRIDGATYAGPPTEKNESDRIEWIPLSEVRGMIDRKEIVSSGSLVGLLYLLMDESIR; encoded by the coding sequence ATGGAGTGGAAGACCCACGGAGAGCGTCAGGTCTACACCAACAAGTGGGTGAATCTGTGTCTGGTCGACGTCCAACAACCCGACGGACGCAGGTGGGAGTACCACGTCGTTCGCCTTCGGCATCTGGCCGTTGCCGCCGTGGTGAACGATCGGCAAGAGGTCCTGATGATGTGGAGGCATCGCTTCATCACGGACTCGTGGGCCTGGGAGCTGCCCATGGGCCTGGTGGAGGAGGGCGAGACTCCCGAGGAGGCGGCGGCCCGCGAAGTGCTGGAAGAGACGGGTTATCAACCTGGCCCGGTCAAGTCCCTCATCTACGCCGAGCCCGCCAACGGGATCACTGATTCACAGCACCACGTCTTCCGCATTGACGGCGCCACCTACGCGGGGCCTCCGACCGAGAAGAACGAGTCGGACCGCATCGAGTGGATTCCCCTCTCGGAGGTGCGAGGGATGATCGACCGCAAGGAGATCGTGAGCAGTGGATCGCTCGTCGGCCTCCTCTACCTGCTCATGGATGAATCGATCCGCTGA
- a CDS encoding helix-turn-helix domain-containing protein, which yields MTEQARAQELPAGLLTDPEMIAACQGRDFAQIFRIVKVKAGIYPSMIARRCELTPSRVGEVMAGRRQLLHMDVVERIADGLRIPGHMLGLARRLWETPETLGVAESEVPQEPEADRSTHASLPGPDVDSILALTSRTSLNSATLKAFQSSIEDYWRRDDQHGGEALRPAIVGQLRYVVGLLEESRPATIQNGLYGVAAELARLAGWTYFDARQYNQARAYFTQALQLAKESDDRQTMANVLACMSLQATYQDKPADSLAFVTAAQDQARPALGTTPRVLSMLSMREAFAHATLGNKSSTHRAIGEAHRHFEQIQESDVDPSWVAYFNEPKLIVDTGIAHGQLGEAATAEPLIADAIRREDQANQRGRAFHSFWLARTQLDQGKIDQACDTATQALAPASAVASERVTGHLREFYDQLAPHRQEPVALSFEARLRALLPPVSGSIHP from the coding sequence ATGACCGAGCAGGCCCGTGCGCAGGAACTCCCTGCCGGGCTGCTCACCGATCCCGAGATGATTGCTGCGTGCCAGGGACGCGACTTCGCCCAGATCTTCCGGATAGTGAAGGTCAAGGCAGGCATCTACCCATCGATGATCGCCAGGAGATGCGAGCTGACGCCGAGTCGAGTCGGTGAAGTAATGGCCGGGCGCCGCCAGTTGCTCCACATGGACGTGGTCGAGCGCATTGCGGATGGCTTGCGCATCCCAGGGCACATGCTCGGGCTCGCTCGGCGGCTTTGGGAGACACCGGAGACCCTTGGAGTTGCCGAGTCTGAGGTGCCCCAGGAGCCAGAAGCAGATAGGAGCACTCACGCTTCCCTGCCAGGGCCTGATGTCGACAGCATTTTGGCGTTGACCTCCAGGACGAGCCTCAACTCAGCCACGCTCAAAGCGTTTCAATCGTCCATCGAGGACTATTGGCGACGGGATGACCAGCATGGGGGCGAGGCGCTACGGCCGGCCATCGTCGGGCAGCTGCGCTACGTGGTCGGGCTACTGGAAGAGAGCCGACCTGCCACCATTCAGAACGGCCTGTACGGGGTCGCGGCCGAGCTGGCTCGCCTTGCAGGGTGGACGTACTTCGATGCTCGCCAGTACAACCAGGCCCGCGCCTACTTCACGCAGGCATTGCAGCTGGCTAAGGAGAGCGACGACCGTCAGACCATGGCGAACGTCCTTGCCTGCATGAGCTTGCAGGCCACCTATCAGGACAAGCCCGCGGACTCCCTAGCGTTCGTGACCGCCGCCCAAGATCAGGCCCGGCCCGCACTAGGCACCACCCCACGCGTTCTGTCGATGTTGTCCATGCGGGAAGCCTTCGCGCACGCCACTCTCGGCAACAAGAGCTCCACTCACCGGGCCATCGGGGAGGCGCACCGGCACTTCGAGCAAATCCAGGAGAGCGACGTCGACCCTTCGTGGGTGGCCTACTTCAACGAACCGAAGCTCATAGTGGACACCGGTATCGCTCACGGGCAGTTGGGCGAGGCCGCAACTGCGGAACCGCTGATCGCAGATGCGATACGGCGGGAGGACCAAGCTAATCAGCGCGGTCGCGCGTTCCACTCGTTCTGGCTGGCACGCACTCAGTTGGATCAAGGCAAGATTGATCAGGCGTGCGACACGGCCACGCAGGCTTTGGCGCCCGCATCAGCGGTGGCCTCCGAGCGGGTGACGGGGCATCTCAGGGAGTTCTACGACCAGCTGGCTCCGCACAGGCAGGAGCCCGTAGCCCTCTCCTTCGAGGCGCGGCTACGGGCACTCCTACCGCCGGTCAGCGGATCGATTCATCCATGA